A region from the Polyangium spumosum genome encodes:
- a CDS encoding M3 family metallopeptidase, with protein MPESHENPLLGLGNDIPFDRIRGEHVEPAVRALLAEAKARLDALAAHEGPRTFENTITALERVTEQLDFVMGVVGHLESVATTPELRAAYVAVQPEVSEFFCGIALSEPVWSALKAYAATDEARGLTGTKRRLVDKTIADFKRSGADLDPAGKKRLAEIDVELAQLTLRYGQNVLDSTNAFELVLEDHDKLAGLPEGAVLAARASAEAKGIKGYRFTMQAPSYLPVMTYLDDRSIRERMYRAYATRATEGDWDNRPLVRKILELRREKARLLGFESFADLVLEDRMAKSGHAARTFVQTLRDKARAHFDRENAELEAYRKELEGPGAPKIEPWDVAYYAEKLRRARYDFDEESLRPYFAADKALDGVFAIASSLYGVRIEPSPETKAWHEGVSTYRIVEPDGHTSAVFYVDLWPRESKRDGAWMQGLVTGVWSTEVPATHVEVLAGNLTPPIGDRPALLNHREVETLFHEFGHLMHHASSRVEVRTLAGTNVAWDFVELPSQIMENWCWEKDALDLFARHHESGAPIPAPLLERMRAARTFRAANAMMRQLGFAEVDLALHVDWDPARDGDPTAYGREILSRHSPAALPSDHAMIASFSHLFSSPVGYAAGYYSYKWAEVLDADAFSRFKREGLFSRAVGEAFRSEILARGDSEDPMVLYRRFMGREPTLEALLERDGLIASGTAVAV; from the coding sequence ATGCCTGAATCTCACGAAAATCCGCTGCTCGGCCTCGGCAACGACATCCCCTTCGATCGCATCCGCGGCGAGCACGTCGAGCCCGCCGTGAGGGCGCTGCTCGCCGAGGCGAAGGCGCGGCTCGATGCCCTCGCGGCCCACGAGGGACCACGCACGTTCGAGAACACCATCACCGCGCTCGAGCGCGTGACGGAGCAGCTCGATTTCGTGATGGGCGTCGTCGGCCACCTGGAGAGCGTGGCGACGACGCCGGAGCTACGCGCCGCATACGTAGCGGTGCAGCCCGAGGTGAGCGAGTTCTTCTGCGGCATCGCGCTCTCGGAGCCCGTGTGGAGCGCGCTCAAGGCGTACGCCGCGACGGACGAGGCCAGGGGCCTCACGGGGACGAAGAGGCGCCTCGTCGACAAGACGATCGCCGACTTCAAGCGCAGCGGCGCGGACCTCGATCCGGCCGGCAAGAAGCGCCTCGCGGAGATCGACGTCGAGCTCGCGCAGCTCACCCTCCGTTACGGCCAGAACGTGCTCGACTCGACGAACGCGTTCGAGCTCGTGCTCGAGGATCACGACAAACTCGCGGGCCTGCCCGAGGGCGCGGTGCTCGCGGCGCGGGCGAGCGCGGAGGCCAAGGGCATCAAAGGGTATCGCTTCACGATGCAGGCGCCGAGTTACCTGCCCGTGATGACGTACCTCGACGATCGCTCGATCCGCGAGCGCATGTACCGCGCCTACGCCACGCGCGCGACCGAGGGCGACTGGGACAACCGGCCCCTCGTGCGCAAGATCCTGGAGCTGCGGCGCGAGAAGGCGCGCCTGCTCGGCTTCGAGAGCTTCGCCGACCTCGTGCTCGAAGATCGCATGGCGAAGTCCGGGCACGCCGCGCGCACGTTCGTGCAGACGCTCCGCGACAAGGCGCGCGCCCATTTCGATCGGGAGAACGCCGAGCTCGAGGCGTACCGCAAGGAGCTCGAGGGCCCGGGCGCGCCGAAGATCGAGCCGTGGGACGTCGCGTATTACGCCGAGAAGCTCCGCCGCGCGCGGTACGATTTCGACGAGGAGTCGCTCCGCCCTTATTTCGCCGCGGACAAGGCGCTCGACGGCGTCTTCGCGATCGCCTCCTCGCTCTACGGCGTGCGCATCGAGCCTTCGCCCGAGACGAAGGCGTGGCACGAGGGCGTCTCGACCTACCGCATCGTCGAGCCGGACGGGCACACGAGCGCGGTGTTCTACGTCGACCTCTGGCCGCGCGAGTCGAAGCGCGACGGCGCGTGGATGCAGGGGCTCGTGACGGGCGTGTGGTCGACCGAGGTCCCCGCGACGCACGTGGAGGTGCTCGCGGGCAACCTCACGCCGCCGATCGGCGATCGTCCCGCGCTTCTCAACCACCGCGAGGTCGAGACGCTCTTCCACGAGTTCGGCCACCTCATGCACCACGCGTCGAGCCGCGTGGAGGTGCGCACGCTGGCCGGGACGAACGTGGCCTGGGACTTCGTCGAGCTGCCCTCGCAGATCATGGAGAACTGGTGCTGGGAGAAGGACGCGCTCGACCTCTTCGCGCGGCACCACGAGAGCGGCGCGCCGATCCCGGCGCCGCTGCTCGAGCGCATGCGGGCGGCGCGCACGTTCCGCGCGGCGAACGCGATGATGCGGCAGCTCGGCTTCGCGGAGGTCGACCTCGCGCTGCACGTGGACTGGGATCCGGCGCGGGACGGGGATCCGACGGCGTACGGGCGCGAGATCCTCTCGCGCCACTCGCCCGCGGCGCTGCCCTCCGATCACGCGATGATCGCGTCGTTCTCGCACCTCTTCTCGAGCCCGGTGGGGTATGCCGCCGGCTATTACTCGTACAAGTGGGCGGAGGTGCTCGACGCCGACGCGTTCTCGCGGTTCAAGCGCGAGGGACTGTTCAGCCGGGCGGTCGGCGAGGCCTTCCGCTCCGAGATCCTCGCGCGAGGCGACAGCGAGGACCCGATGGTCCTTTATCGGCGCTTCATGGGGCGCGAGCCAACCCTGGAGGCGCTGCTCGAACGCGACGGCCTCATCGCGTCCGGGACGGCGGTGGCCGTTTGA
- a CDS encoding DUF350 domain-containing protein, producing MNVALFLIGIGKILFGIVVGALGVWLGSRVLGRLLRLGEMDEELAKGNSGVAVISAAGLLSLGLLVQHAVSATFAAMDLMYRGQKLQPAMLSKFAFYGLSHVALSLAVGALAIAVGTFLFVRVTRGVDELAEIRKGNVAPALVLGAVMVVIALVAAPGLETALDGLLPLPELARDEVMAPS from the coding sequence GTGAACGTCGCGCTCTTCCTCATCGGGATCGGCAAGATCCTCTTCGGCATCGTCGTCGGCGCCCTGGGCGTCTGGCTCGGCTCGCGCGTGCTCGGGCGGCTCTTGCGCCTCGGGGAGATGGACGAGGAGCTCGCGAAGGGGAACAGCGGCGTCGCCGTGATCTCGGCCGCGGGCCTGCTGTCGCTCGGGCTCCTCGTGCAGCACGCGGTGAGCGCGACGTTCGCCGCGATGGACCTCATGTACCGCGGACAGAAGCTTCAGCCGGCGATGCTGAGCAAGTTCGCGTTTTACGGCCTTTCGCACGTCGCGCTCTCGCTCGCGGTGGGCGCGCTGGCGATCGCCGTGGGTACGTTCCTCTTCGTCCGCGTCACGCGTGGCGTGGACGAGCTCGCCGAGATCCGGAAGGGCAACGTCGCGCCTGCGCTCGTGCTCGGCGCGGTGATGGTGGTGATCGCGCTCGTGGCCGCGCCGGGGCTCGAGACCGCCCTCGACGGCCTGCTCCCGCTGCCCGAGCTCGCGCGTGACGAGGTGATGGCGCCGTCATGA
- a CDS encoding serpin family protein, whose product MRKLPLLSLLLSLSALACSSSAPPEPPGATNEECHDANTPGCVVTSGQQRITSPNVSSADLGTLVDGNTAFATDMYKVLRSEPGNFFYSPHSISSALAMTWAGARGQTETDMAKTLHFDLPQDKLHPAWNELDLELASRGEDAMGSDGQKFRLNVANAVWGQVGYPFEKAFLDVLGLHYGAGMHVVDYVGAADQALELINGWVATKTEDKIQKILSPGSINSGTRLVLTNAVYFNAAWQTPFEEANTKNAPFTTSAGATVDVPMMQGHIEAPYAQGADYAAVELPYDGRELSMVLVLPNDLDAFEGSLDAARMNEVVSALSEKLVDTRMPKFKFESKFSLVDPLKTLGMGVAFSEGADFSGINGTGGLVITDVIHQAFVAVNEAGTEAAAATAVIVGETSAPEPAAITFDKPFLFFIRDIATKQVLFVGRVADPS is encoded by the coding sequence ATGCGAAAACTTCCCCTTCTTTCTCTGCTCCTCTCGCTCTCGGCCCTCGCTTGCAGCTCGTCTGCGCCGCCCGAGCCCCCCGGGGCCACGAATGAAGAATGCCATGACGCGAACACGCCCGGCTGCGTCGTGACCTCCGGGCAGCAGCGCATCACGAGCCCCAATGTCTCGAGCGCCGACCTCGGCACCCTCGTCGACGGCAACACGGCGTTCGCCACGGACATGTACAAGGTCCTCCGCAGCGAGCCGGGAAACTTCTTCTATTCGCCGCACTCCATCTCGAGCGCCCTCGCGATGACCTGGGCCGGCGCGCGTGGACAAACCGAGACGGACATGGCGAAGACGCTGCACTTCGACCTCCCGCAGGACAAGCTCCACCCGGCGTGGAACGAGCTCGACCTCGAGCTCGCGAGCCGCGGCGAGGACGCGATGGGCTCGGACGGCCAGAAGTTCCGGCTTAACGTGGCGAACGCGGTCTGGGGCCAGGTCGGTTATCCCTTCGAGAAGGCGTTCCTCGACGTGCTCGGCCTGCATTACGGCGCCGGCATGCACGTGGTCGATTACGTGGGCGCGGCCGATCAGGCCCTCGAGCTGATCAACGGCTGGGTCGCCACGAAGACCGAGGACAAGATCCAGAAGATCCTCTCGCCGGGCTCGATCAACTCCGGCACGCGGCTCGTCCTGACGAACGCCGTGTACTTCAATGCCGCCTGGCAGACGCCGTTCGAGGAGGCGAACACGAAGAACGCGCCGTTCACGACGAGCGCGGGCGCCACCGTCGACGTCCCCATGATGCAGGGTCACATCGAGGCGCCGTACGCGCAGGGCGCGGATTACGCGGCCGTGGAGCTGCCTTATGACGGTCGCGAGCTCTCGATGGTGCTCGTCCTGCCGAACGACCTCGACGCCTTCGAGGGCAGCCTCGACGCGGCCCGTATGAACGAGGTGGTCTCCGCCCTGTCGGAGAAGCTCGTCGACACGCGGATGCCGAAGTTCAAGTTCGAGTCGAAGTTCAGCCTGGTCGACCCGCTGAAGACCCTCGGCATGGGCGTCGCGTTCTCGGAGGGCGCCGATTTCTCGGGGATCAACGGGACGGGCGGGCTCGTGATCACGGACGTCATTCACCAGGCGTTCGTCGCGGTGAACGAGGCGGGGACCGAGGCGGCGGCGGCGACCGCGGTGATCGTCGGCGAGACGAGCGCGCCGGAGCCCGCGGCCATCACCTTCGACAAGCCGTTCCTGTTCTTCATCCGCGACATCGCGACGAAGCAGGTGCTCTTCGTCGGCCGCGTGGCCGATCCGAGCTGA
- the msrA gene encoding peptide-methionine (S)-S-oxide reductase MsrA, with translation MFFKDPRKLQMPTKAQALPGRSARMRVPERHFVSGARIVPPFPEGTEQAMFGLGCFWGAERKFWQTNGVYATAVGYAAGFTPNPTYDEVCTGLTGHNEVVLVVFEPAKVSYEDLLKVFWESHDPTQGMRQGNDAGTQYRSGIYCFGPTQKTAAERSRVAYQEALRAAGHGDITTEILEAPEFYYAEDYHQQYLAKNPGGYCGLGGTGVSCPVGLVSTG, from the coding sequence ATGTTCTTCAAGGACCCTCGCAAGCTGCAGATGCCCACGAAGGCGCAAGCCCTGCCCGGGCGGAGCGCTCGTATGCGCGTGCCCGAGCGGCACTTCGTGAGCGGCGCGCGGATCGTGCCTCCGTTCCCCGAGGGCACCGAGCAGGCCATGTTCGGGCTCGGGTGCTTCTGGGGGGCGGAGCGCAAGTTCTGGCAAACGAACGGCGTGTACGCGACGGCGGTCGGATACGCGGCCGGGTTCACGCCGAACCCCACCTACGATGAGGTCTGCACGGGCCTCACCGGCCACAACGAGGTCGTGCTCGTGGTCTTCGAGCCGGCGAAGGTCTCGTACGAGGACCTGCTCAAGGTCTTCTGGGAGAGCCACGACCCGACGCAGGGCATGCGCCAGGGCAACGACGCCGGCACGCAGTATCGCTCGGGTATTTATTGCTTCGGCCCCACGCAAAAGACGGCCGCCGAGCGCTCGCGTGTCGCCTACCAGGAGGCGCTGCGCGCGGCGGGGCACGGCGACATCACGACGGAGATCCTCGAGGCGCCCGAGTTCTATTACGCCGAGGACTATCACCAGCAGTACCTCGCGAAGAACCCCGGCGGTTACTGCGGGCTCGGCGGCACCGGCGTGAGTTGCCCGGTGGGTCTCGTTTCGACGGGCTGA
- a CDS encoding fibro-slime domain-containing protein, giving the protein MIETRRHTGRMGRFALVLSMMGLLGAAAACGGDEPNAAGGGLGGSGAGGNGAGASGGMGQGGMGGGQGGQGGELFPSGVGGAGGGAGGGGPSCDPILKATVRDFQVAHPDFEYVVGTDKGIVGGELGPDGKPVYAGNPTTPTTTGKANFDQWYNDVSGVNMAIPVEIPLMAAGGGTYTYNNSAFFPIDGQGFGNEGNVHNYHFTLELRTQFIYEGGEVFTFTGDDDLFTFINGKLVIDLGGVHGAQSATVDLDERAAELGIEKGKTYPLDFFFAERHTSESNFRIDTTIGCFSEPPIPE; this is encoded by the coding sequence ATGATCGAGACACGACGACACACGGGTCGGATGGGGCGGTTTGCGCTCGTCCTTTCGATGATGGGCCTGCTCGGCGCGGCGGCCGCGTGCGGGGGCGACGAGCCGAACGCCGCGGGCGGCGGCCTCGGCGGATCGGGCGCCGGTGGAAACGGCGCCGGCGCCTCGGGCGGGATGGGCCAGGGAGGAATGGGCGGCGGCCAGGGCGGGCAAGGCGGAGAGCTCTTCCCCTCGGGCGTGGGCGGCGCGGGCGGCGGCGCGGGCGGCGGCGGCCCGAGCTGCGACCCGATCCTCAAGGCCACGGTGCGTGATTTCCAGGTCGCGCACCCCGATTTCGAGTACGTCGTCGGCACGGACAAGGGCATCGTCGGGGGCGAGCTCGGGCCCGACGGGAAACCCGTCTATGCGGGCAACCCGACGACGCCGACGACGACGGGCAAGGCGAATTTCGACCAATGGTACAACGACGTGTCCGGCGTCAACATGGCGATCCCCGTGGAGATCCCGCTCATGGCCGCGGGCGGGGGGACGTACACGTACAACAACTCGGCCTTCTTCCCCATCGACGGTCAGGGCTTCGGCAACGAGGGCAACGTCCACAATTACCATTTCACCCTCGAGCTCCGGACGCAGTTCATCTACGAGGGCGGCGAGGTCTTCACGTTCACGGGCGACGACGACCTCTTCACGTTCATCAACGGCAAGCTGGTCATCGATCTCGGCGGCGTGCACGGCGCGCAGAGCGCGACGGTGGACCTCGACGAGCGCGCGGCGGAGCTCGGCATCGAGAAGGGCAAGACGTATCCGCTCGATTTCTTCTTCGCCGAGCGGCACACGAGCGAATCGAATTTCCGGATCGACACGACGATCGGCTGCTTCTCGGAGCCGCCGATCCCCGAATGA
- the thiD gene encoding bifunctional hydroxymethylpyrimidine kinase/phosphomethylpyrimidine kinase — translation MRGRVLIVAGSDSGGGAGIQADLKAVTALGAFGATAITALTAQNTRGVFGVSPVPPAFIEQQMSLVLEDIGADVIKTGMLHSAEVIDTVAGVHARLAEDVPLVVDPVMVAKGGAPLLLPEAREALLGRLLPRAALITPNLPEAEVLSGQTIDGVPAMRRVAEALLALGPKAVLLKGGHLEGPVVTDVLVTAAGEARLFEADRIETRSTHGTGCTLASAIAAGIAQGLGMEAAIGRARRYLRLAIEQAPGLGHGHGPLNHAVTARPFD, via the coding sequence ATGAGAGGGCGTGTCCTCATCGTGGCCGGCTCGGACTCGGGCGGCGGGGCCGGTATCCAGGCGGATCTGAAGGCCGTGACGGCCCTCGGCGCCTTCGGGGCGACCGCGATCACGGCGCTCACGGCGCAGAACACGCGCGGCGTCTTCGGGGTCTCTCCGGTCCCGCCCGCGTTCATCGAGCAGCAGATGAGCCTCGTGCTCGAGGACATCGGCGCGGACGTGATCAAGACGGGCATGTTGCATTCGGCCGAGGTGATCGACACCGTGGCCGGCGTGCACGCGCGCCTCGCGGAGGACGTCCCGCTCGTCGTCGATCCGGTGATGGTGGCCAAGGGCGGCGCGCCGCTCCTCTTGCCGGAGGCGCGGGAGGCGCTGCTCGGACGGCTCCTGCCGCGCGCGGCGCTGATCACGCCGAACCTGCCCGAGGCCGAGGTGCTTTCAGGACAAACGATCGACGGTGTGCCGGCGATGCGACGTGTCGCCGAGGCGCTGCTCGCGCTCGGGCCGAAGGCGGTCCTCTTGAAAGGCGGGCACCTCGAGGGGCCGGTCGTGACGGACGTGCTGGTCACGGCCGCGGGGGAGGCGCGGCTCTTCGAGGCGGATCGGATCGAGACGCGCTCGACGCACGGGACGGGCTGCACGCTGGCGTCGGCGATCGCCGCGGGGATCGCGCAGGGGCTCGGGATGGAGGCGGCCATCGGGCGGGCGCGGCGTTATTTGCGGCTCGCGATCGAGCAGGCGCCGGGGCTCGGGCACGGGCACGGGCCGCTGAATCACGCGGTCACGGCCCGGCCCTTCGATTGA
- a CDS encoding lipase secretion chaperone — translation MKSRRITTGIVLVVTLAAGLAVWKTGADEPERRVEATTEARGSHSNHVVDRRTSAPPARRAEARVDTREKSPFTDKARSLRGTSEDGALRVGPDGSLLLGPEILRLFDYWFTTEGEESDETIRARILAAIRERVDGPAAIEAAKLLDDYLAYRKDKDGLALPKDEESDPTARLEALKKLRRKHFGEEAAEALFGDEEREGEVAAEASRIRKDEALSAEERERKIAALEESLPAGAREAREAATLPLRARAEAEALRAEGATDEDVHAKRVETLGVEAADRLAALDAERAAWKARVEAFRKERDALAAKTEDEATFKAAEQALLDESFTPLEQRRVRATLAMSSK, via the coding sequence TTGAAGAGCCGCCGCATCACCACGGGGATCGTCCTCGTCGTCACGCTCGCCGCCGGCCTCGCCGTGTGGAAAACGGGCGCGGACGAACCCGAACGACGGGTCGAGGCGACGACCGAGGCGCGCGGCAGCCATTCGAATCACGTGGTCGATCGGAGGACCTCGGCGCCGCCGGCTCGCCGCGCCGAGGCGAGGGTCGATACCCGCGAGAAGAGCCCTTTCACGGACAAGGCCCGGTCGCTGCGCGGCACGAGCGAGGACGGCGCCTTGCGCGTCGGTCCCGACGGATCGCTCCTGCTCGGGCCGGAGATCCTGCGCCTCTTCGATTACTGGTTCACCACCGAGGGCGAGGAGAGCGACGAGACGATCCGCGCCCGGATCCTGGCCGCGATTCGAGAGCGGGTCGATGGCCCGGCCGCGATCGAGGCCGCGAAGCTGCTCGACGACTATCTCGCTTATCGAAAGGACAAGGACGGGCTCGCGCTGCCGAAAGACGAGGAGAGCGACCCGACGGCGCGGCTCGAAGCGCTGAAGAAGCTCCGCCGGAAGCATTTCGGCGAGGAGGCGGCGGAGGCGCTCTTCGGCGACGAGGAGCGCGAGGGCGAGGTGGCCGCCGAGGCGAGCCGGATCCGGAAGGACGAGGCGCTCTCGGCCGAGGAGCGCGAGCGCAAGATCGCCGCGCTCGAAGAGAGCTTGCCCGCGGGGGCGCGCGAGGCGCGGGAGGCCGCGACGCTGCCGCTGCGCGCGCGGGCCGAGGCGGAGGCGTTACGCGCGGAAGGGGCGACGGACGAGGACGTCCACGCCAAACGCGTGGAGACGCTCGGCGTGGAGGCGGCGGACAGGCTCGCCGCGCTCGACGCGGAGCGGGCGGCGTGGAAGGCGCGTGTCGAGGCGTTCCGGAAGGAGCGCGACGCGCTCGCCGCGAAGACCGAGGACGAAGCCACGTTCAAGGCGGCCGAGCAAGCGCTGCTCGACGAGTCGTTCACGCCGCTCGAGCAACGAAGGGTGCGGGCGACGCTGGCGATGTCGAGCAAGTAG
- a CDS encoding esterase/lipase family protein — protein MFASAFASGCGGESPDALAAAEETSTSAANAYTDTYTQTKYPIVLAHGMAGFDALFGVVDYFHGIESSLASGGARVFVTQVPAFSSTEARGEALLEQVEDIVATTGAKKVNLIGHSHGGLDIRYVAAMRPDLVASVTSVGSPHQGADLADFLRNNMSEGGFSEAVLSLFANSLGTILGLLSGQTDPQDSIAALESLSIEGTTAYNAVYPAGLPGVWCGEGAHTVNGVRYFSWSGTSRVTNVLDVSDYPMGLTGIIYDDANDGLVGRCSSHLGDVIRDDYKMNHLDEVNQLFGITAPFQTSPKSVFRSHANRLKNLGL, from the coding sequence ATGTTCGCGTCGGCCTTCGCGAGCGGGTGTGGCGGCGAGTCGCCGGACGCGCTCGCGGCGGCCGAGGAGACGTCGACGTCGGCCGCGAACGCGTACACCGACACGTACACGCAGACGAAATACCCCATCGTGCTCGCGCACGGCATGGCGGGCTTCGACGCGCTCTTCGGCGTCGTGGATTATTTCCACGGCATCGAGTCCTCGCTCGCGTCGGGCGGGGCGCGTGTCTTCGTGACGCAGGTGCCGGCCTTCTCGTCGACCGAGGCGCGCGGCGAGGCGCTGCTCGAGCAGGTCGAGGACATCGTGGCGACGACGGGCGCCAAGAAGGTGAACCTCATCGGCCATAGCCACGGCGGCCTCGACATCCGGTACGTCGCCGCGATGCGGCCCGACCTCGTCGCCAGCGTGACGAGCGTGGGCTCGCCGCACCAGGGCGCCGACCTCGCCGATTTCCTCCGCAACAACATGAGCGAGGGTGGCTTCTCCGAGGCCGTGCTCTCGCTCTTCGCGAACTCGCTCGGGACGATCCTCGGCCTGCTCTCCGGCCAGACGGACCCGCAGGACTCCATCGCCGCGCTGGAGTCGCTCTCGATCGAAGGGACCACGGCGTACAACGCGGTTTACCCCGCGGGCTTGCCGGGCGTCTGGTGCGGCGAGGGCGCGCACACGGTGAACGGGGTCCGGTACTTCTCGTGGTCCGGCACCTCGCGGGTGACGAACGTGCTCGACGTCTCCGATTACCCGATGGGGCTCACGGGCATCATCTACGACGACGCGAACGACGGGCTCGTCGGCCGCTGCAGCTCGCACCTCGGCGACGTCATCCGCGACGATTACAAGATGAACCACCTCGACGAGGTGAACCAGCTCTTCGGGATCACGGCGCCCTTCCAGACGAGCCCGAAGTCGGTCTTTCGCTCGCACGCGAACCGCTTGAAGAACCTCGGCCTCTGA
- a CDS encoding TonB family protein — protein MFESALGRYEGAHSRLGTGAFLSIGAHALAAFIVLALPGKKATSTEDEPVVVFTLPKPPALLGSPGPAAPEPQQAARPKPPRPKRPQVPVLTAEPPEAEPAPPEPPEAPDPGLSGGGATAPDGAGNGGDPNGVPEGVVGGEVGGKGPPPPEPPPEPPRHITMNWASEMGRPVLIGGPAQPPYPNEARSARVEGTVIAQCTITTEGRLRDCRILKGHPFLDSAVNTTLAQQRYSPMTYGGRPVSVRYNLTFKFKLQ, from the coding sequence GTGTTCGAATCGGCCCTGGGCCGGTACGAGGGCGCCCACTCGCGCCTCGGCACCGGAGCATTTCTTTCCATCGGCGCGCACGCGCTCGCGGCGTTCATCGTGCTCGCCCTGCCCGGCAAGAAGGCCACCTCGACGGAGGACGAGCCGGTCGTGGTGTTCACGCTGCCGAAGCCACCGGCGCTGCTGGGCTCCCCGGGCCCCGCGGCCCCCGAGCCGCAGCAGGCGGCGCGACCGAAGCCGCCCCGGCCGAAGCGCCCGCAGGTCCCGGTCCTGACGGCCGAGCCGCCGGAGGCCGAGCCGGCCCCGCCCGAGCCCCCCGAGGCGCCGGATCCGGGTCTCTCCGGGGGCGGAGCGACGGCGCCGGACGGCGCGGGTAATGGGGGCGATCCGAACGGGGTCCCGGAGGGCGTCGTGGGCGGCGAGGTGGGCGGGAAGGGGCCGCCGCCGCCGGAGCCGCCGCCGGAGCCGCCGCGACACATCACGATGAACTGGGCCTCCGAAATGGGCCGCCCGGTCCTCATCGGGGGCCCGGCCCAGCCGCCCTACCCGAACGAGGCGAGGAGCGCGCGGGTCGAAGGGACCGTCATCGCGCAATGCACCATCACCACGGAGGGCCGGCTGCGGGATTGCCGCATCCTCAAGGGGCACCCGTTCCTCGATTCGGCCGTGAACACCACGCTCGCGCAGCAACGTTACAGCCCGATGACGTACGGCGGCCGGCCCGTCAGCGTCCGCTACAACCTCACGTTCAAATTCAAGCTGCAGTGA
- a CDS encoding energy transducer TonB, whose product MSEMRRLLDEKGDDPATALLASARADRAPAASKARALAALGIEPVRAARAAVVPARALSANTRRATQAAPRALFQSVLGPTGRQAGRFQDIRNGAALAAAVFGVVLLAQPTSGDRTSRGPIDEPRRYAELDLGAQGRSSAAAAPAHDDDAPVLVDTEPKRIGGRDPVYTREALEARVEGAALLECEVTAEGATRDCRLLKSLPHMDGELLAAARTWRFSPATQGGRPVSVRYVSKVHPVPPK is encoded by the coding sequence ATGAGCGAGATGCGCAGGCTGCTGGACGAGAAGGGCGACGATCCGGCGACGGCGCTGCTCGCCTCGGCGCGGGCCGATCGGGCGCCCGCCGCGTCGAAGGCGCGGGCCCTCGCCGCGCTCGGGATCGAGCCGGTACGGGCGGCGAGGGCCGCCGTTGTGCCCGCGCGGGCGCTCTCGGCGAATACGAGGCGAGCGACGCAGGCGGCGCCACGCGCGCTCTTCCAGAGCGTGCTCGGGCCGACGGGGAGGCAGGCCGGGCGCTTCCAGGACATCCGCAATGGAGCCGCGCTCGCGGCGGCCGTCTTCGGGGTCGTGCTGCTCGCGCAGCCGACGTCGGGGGATCGGACGTCGAGGGGCCCGATCGACGAGCCGCGTCGTTATGCGGAGCTCGATCTCGGCGCGCAGGGCCGCTCCTCGGCGGCGGCGGCGCCGGCGCACGACGACGACGCGCCTGTCCTCGTCGATACCGAGCCGAAGCGTATCGGCGGACGGGATCCCGTGTACACCCGCGAGGCGCTCGAGGCCCGCGTGGAAGGCGCGGCCCTCCTCGAATGCGAGGTCACGGCGGAGGGCGCGACGAGGGATTGTCGGCTCTTGAAATCCTTGCCGCACATGGACGGCGAGCTGCTCGCGGCGGCGCGCACCTGGCGATTCTCGCCTGCGACGCAGGGCGGGCGGCCCGTCTCCGTGCGGTACGTCTCGAAGGTCCACCCCGTTCCGCCGAAGTGA
- a CDS encoding sigma-70 family RNA polymerase sigma factor produces the protein MAPLLAHLCPASAASLVVEDVEICEADEPRFVEDGWARSGEPAAEKARLRGMVEAHFDAVYVALRRLGVPAAELDDCAQQVFVVASGKLAVIQPGREKAFLMGTAVHVASHARRSQRRRREVPEGDEAADGKADEGPQPDEIVEQRRLRALLDEVLAAMPEELRTALVLFELEELTMQEISAALDLPMGTVASRLRRAREVFTKLSARVVNTQGRGRP, from the coding sequence GTGGCCCCGCTCCTCGCCCACCTCTGCCCTGCGTCCGCCGCGTCCCTCGTGGTCGAGGACGTGGAAATCTGCGAGGCGGACGAGCCTCGTTTCGTCGAAGACGGCTGGGCCCGGAGCGGCGAGCCCGCCGCGGAGAAGGCCCGGCTCCGGGGGATGGTCGAGGCGCACTTCGACGCCGTCTACGTGGCGCTGCGCAGGCTCGGCGTGCCGGCGGCGGAGCTCGACGATTGCGCGCAGCAGGTCTTCGTCGTGGCCTCGGGCAAACTCGCGGTCATCCAGCCGGGGCGCGAGAAGGCTTTTTTGATGGGCACGGCCGTGCACGTCGCCTCACACGCCAGGCGCTCGCAGCGCAGGCGGCGCGAGGTCCCCGAGGGGGACGAGGCGGCGGACGGGAAGGCCGATGAGGGGCCGCAGCCCGATGAAATCGTGGAGCAGCGGCGCCTGCGGGCTCTTCTCGACGAGGTGCTCGCGGCGATGCCGGAGGAGCTCCGGACGGCGCTGGTTTTGTTCGAGCTCGAGGAGCTCACGATGCAGGAGATCAGCGCGGCGCTCGACCTGCCCATGGGCACGGTGGCGTCGCGGCTCCGGCGCGCGCGGGAGGTCTTCACGAAGCTCTCGGCGCGGGTCGTGAATACACAAGGAAGGGGGCGGCCATGA